In Bacillota bacterium, a single window of DNA contains:
- a CDS encoding 4Fe-4S dicluster domain-containing protein: MKTFDDLKRDVVDQGLCMGCGTCVGVCASGSIAIDYSLDEPEPRLVKDCTECGHCYEVCPGKNLPLKDLDKMFLGREREPEKEPLGIYKDCYKGWAVDPYVRTSTSSGGVTSALLNYALNEGLIEGVLMAGWNPDPPYWRCRPFIATTPEEVSMGLRTGMMMVPNNALIAEAVSKRKLSKIAVVGCPCHIQGIRKLQAHGQPKRFVDAIQFTIGVFCAATYYGEGTKHLIQEFANVQNLDDIIAMDYRGGKWPGSLYVVTKDRKIHWAGSKHDYTWHFLGSASYKRDRCLMCIDFSSELADVSCGDIFQEVGHTNRRLVATLPRTSVGEELLAGARAKGYIELEPHDPALIPASGMGWEAKKHAGMYRLIQRKRYGWPTPDFQYPLKVTALPRALTFPSA, encoded by the coding sequence ATGAAGACCTTCGACGATCTCAAAAGAGACGTAGTCGACCAGGGGCTATGTATGGGTTGTGGGACCTGCGTCGGGGTATGCGCATCCGGAAGCATTGCCATCGATTACAGCTTGGATGAGCCGGAGCCGCGGCTAGTCAAGGATTGTACCGAGTGCGGCCATTGCTACGAGGTCTGCCCTGGGAAGAACCTTCCTTTGAAGGACCTCGACAAGATGTTTCTGGGGCGGGAAAGGGAGCCTGAGAAGGAACCCCTTGGAATCTATAAGGACTGCTATAAAGGGTGGGCGGTAGACCCATACGTGAGGACGAGCACGAGCAGCGGCGGCGTAACATCTGCTCTTCTCAACTACGCGCTGAACGAAGGCCTCATCGAAGGAGTCCTCATGGCGGGATGGAACCCGGATCCGCCGTACTGGCGGTGCCGGCCTTTCATAGCGACCACGCCTGAGGAGGTGTCGATGGGCCTGCGCACCGGTATGATGATGGTGCCGAACAACGCGCTCATTGCTGAGGCGGTTAGCAAGCGTAAGCTTTCGAAGATCGCTGTTGTGGGGTGTCCGTGCCACATCCAAGGGATTCGCAAGCTGCAGGCACATGGGCAGCCGAAGAGGTTTGTAGACGCAATACAGTTCACGATAGGTGTTTTCTGTGCAGCCACGTACTACGGGGAAGGGACCAAACATCTCATACAGGAGTTCGCCAACGTCCAGAACCTCGACGACATCATCGCCATGGACTACCGAGGAGGGAAGTGGCCAGGCTCTCTCTACGTCGTTACGAAAGACCGGAAGATTCACTGGGCAGGGAGCAAGCATGACTACACGTGGCATTTCCTCGGGTCCGCCAGCTATAAACGGGATCGGTGCCTGATGTGCATTGATTTCTCGTCAGAGCTCGCGGATGTGTCGTGTGGCGACATATTCCAGGAGGTTGGCCACACGAACCGTAGGCTGGTTGCAACGCTTCCCAGGACGAGCGTGGGCGAGGAGCTTCTCGCCGGCGCTCGTGCAAAAGGGTACATTGAGCTCGAGCCTCATGACCCAGCGCTTATACCTGCGAGCGGCATGGGATGGGAGGCCAAAAAACACGCGGGAATGTATAGGTTGATTCAACGCAAGAGATATGGTTGGCCGACTCCGGATTTCCAGTATCCACTGAAGGTGACGGCTCTGCCCAGAGCACTAACCTTCCCGTCGGCGTGA
- a CDS encoding TRAP transporter permease, which produces MAKFEKTMNAVITAISVAMALFHTYTAVFGSLTSMWQRSIHLAFGFLLVYLMNSAKGKTTPERLYGIVLAILGCATAVYVIADFNGIIMRFGSPTTLDLVFAAIIVVLVIDVSRRTLGWAMPIIAIAFLVYAFVGPYLPGALYHRGYDLSRVLNQMYLTTEGIYGIPLGVSADYIFLFILFGSFFVATGAGQFYIDLAKALVGRARGGPAKVAVIASSFFGMISGSAQANAAGVGMITIPLMKNVGYRSEFAGAVEAAASTGGQIMPPVMGAAAFIMAEMLGLPYLRIVEAAFIPAVIYYVALLFSVDFEAARARIPGLKKEELPDIRKVLREGWLYLVPIVVMVFLLVVLKWTTTKSAVYSLFSTIIIGFLQRQKKFGLHEIVEAMKDGARGIISVITACACAGIVVGIVNLTGLGLRFSNIVVSAAGGNVALLLFLVMLASLVLGMGLPTTPAYLVLAVLGVPALQTLGVPLLAAHMFIFYFGCVSMITPPVALAVYVAAGIAKANFWKTGINAVKLGIAAFIVPYFFIFNPSLLGQGHPLSVLWSGLTAAVGAALLSGAVIGWFMGDIGIPERIVLFASALGLIDPGQLTNVLGLAGLALVVIIQRVRATRARGSAGGDLAARG; this is translated from the coding sequence ATGGCGAAATTCGAAAAGACGATGAACGCCGTCATTACTGCGATCTCAGTAGCGATGGCACTCTTCCACACATATACTGCCGTTTTCGGCTCCCTTACCTCAATGTGGCAACGAAGCATTCATTTGGCATTCGGGTTCCTTCTCGTCTACCTAATGAATTCGGCGAAGGGGAAGACAACCCCCGAAAGGCTCTACGGCATAGTCCTTGCTATCCTCGGATGCGCCACTGCGGTGTACGTCATCGCGGATTTCAATGGCATAATCATGAGGTTTGGCAGCCCGACGACCTTGGACCTGGTGTTTGCAGCCATCATCGTAGTGCTTGTGATCGATGTTTCCCGTAGAACCTTGGGGTGGGCCATGCCGATAATCGCGATAGCCTTCCTGGTGTACGCGTTTGTGGGGCCCTACTTGCCTGGCGCACTTTATCACAGAGGTTATGATCTATCAAGGGTTCTGAACCAGATGTACCTGACCACGGAGGGGATCTACGGCATACCTTTGGGCGTCTCTGCTGACTACATATTCCTGTTCATATTGTTCGGTTCGTTTTTCGTGGCCACAGGAGCCGGACAGTTCTACATCGACCTTGCCAAGGCGTTGGTCGGGCGGGCCAGGGGCGGGCCGGCCAAAGTCGCCGTTATAGCAAGCTCATTCTTCGGGATGATCTCGGGCAGCGCCCAGGCTAACGCGGCTGGCGTAGGGATGATAACCATCCCGCTGATGAAGAACGTTGGCTACCGCTCGGAATTCGCGGGAGCGGTCGAAGCTGCGGCATCAACCGGCGGACAGATTATGCCGCCGGTCATGGGCGCGGCAGCCTTCATTATGGCAGAGATGCTTGGCCTTCCCTACCTCCGAATAGTAGAGGCTGCCTTCATCCCGGCAGTAATCTACTATGTCGCGCTTCTCTTCTCAGTGGACTTCGAGGCAGCAAGAGCGCGCATCCCCGGCTTGAAGAAGGAAGAGCTACCTGACATCCGCAAAGTCTTGAGGGAGGGTTGGCTCTATCTCGTACCCATCGTTGTGATGGTGTTCCTCCTTGTTGTTCTCAAATGGACGACGACGAAATCCGCGGTCTACTCGCTGTTTTCGACCATCATTATCGGGTTCTTGCAGCGTCAAAAGAAATTCGGCTTACATGAGATAGTCGAGGCGATGAAAGACGGCGCGAGGGGCATCATCAGTGTCATCACAGCGTGCGCTTGCGCGGGCATCGTCGTAGGCATAGTCAACCTCACAGGGCTCGGACTGCGTTTCTCCAACATCGTAGTCAGTGCCGCAGGCGGTAACGTGGCCCTTCTGCTGTTCCTTGTCATGCTTGCCTCGCTAGTGCTTGGCATGGGGCTTCCCACCACGCCTGCCTACCTTGTGCTCGCCGTTCTCGGCGTCCCAGCCCTCCAGACGCTCGGAGTTCCACTTCTCGCTGCCCATATGTTCATCTTCTATTTCGGATGTGTATCGATGATCACACCGCCCGTGGCCCTTGCCGTATACGTTGCGGCAGGGATTGCCAAGGCGAATTTCTGGAAGACCGGCATAAACGCTGTCAAGCTCGGTATAGCGGCGTTCATCGTGCCGTACTTCTTCATCTTTAATCCATCCCTGTTGGGGCAAGGCCATCCGCTTTCTGTGTTGTGGTCGGGCCTGACCGCTGCAGTTGGCGCTGCCCTGTTGAGCGGCGCTGTAATCGGGTGGTTTATGGGAGACATCGGCATTCCCGAAAGGATCGTCCTTTTCGCGAGCGCCCTCGGTCTCATTGACCCTGGACAGCTCACCAACGTCTTGGGGCTCGCGGGCCTAGCGCTTGTTGTCATCATCCAGCGCGTAAGAGCCACGAGAGCAAGAGGCTCGGCAGGCGGAGACCTGGCTGCCCGCGGCTGA
- a CDS encoding TAXI family TRAP transporter solute-binding subunit, whose product MRKRIVWLAVVAALLVTCGSPAVAGTALPKHLSLGACGTAGTFYLVGAGISQVIEKYLHVPTTAEVTACAVENAKLLDTGKVELGILTPEVADQAFRGIAPFNKKQDLLAIAPLYPNLYQLIVPASSPIQSIMDIKGKRVSVGAPGSGILESNKLLLDALGIKFTDFKPEYLSFSETAEAMKNGWVDAAIIVTGAPSSWALDLESVKPIRVVPLSEKELNTIVQKVPYYVPTVIPKGRYKSQDYDVRSFAAWNVLAVQKDLPEDVVYELTKTIMEHNADIAKVHKEAGNIRPENADTVKIPYHPGAIRYYKEIGINVQ is encoded by the coding sequence ATGAGGAAGCGAATTGTCTGGTTGGCGGTTGTAGCGGCTCTCTTGGTGACTTGTGGCTCTCCAGCTGTTGCTGGCACTGCCCTTCCCAAGCATCTGTCGCTGGGGGCATGCGGTACCGCGGGAACCTTCTACCTGGTTGGCGCGGGGATAAGCCAAGTCATAGAGAAGTACCTGCACGTGCCGACGACGGCGGAAGTGACAGCGTGCGCTGTGGAGAACGCGAAGCTTCTCGACACCGGCAAGGTAGAGCTCGGGATCCTTACACCCGAGGTCGCCGATCAAGCGTTCAGAGGCATCGCGCCGTTCAACAAGAAGCAAGACCTTCTGGCGATAGCGCCGCTCTATCCAAACCTGTACCAGCTCATAGTGCCGGCCAGCTCGCCGATCCAGTCCATAATGGACATCAAAGGCAAGAGGGTATCGGTCGGGGCGCCCGGGAGCGGGATTCTCGAAAGCAACAAGCTGCTTCTTGATGCTCTTGGAATAAAGTTCACCGACTTCAAACCCGAGTATCTCTCGTTCAGTGAGACTGCGGAGGCTATGAAGAACGGCTGGGTGGATGCAGCCATAATCGTGACGGGAGCTCCGTCTTCGTGGGCGCTGGACCTCGAGTCTGTGAAGCCGATCAGGGTCGTACCGCTCAGCGAGAAAGAGCTCAACACGATAGTCCAAAAGGTGCCGTACTACGTGCCAACGGTGATCCCCAAGGGGCGATACAAATCTCAAGACTATGATGTCCGTAGCTTCGCAGCGTGGAACGTCCTTGCAGTCCAAAAGGATCTGCCTGAGGACGTGGTATACGAGCTTACAAAGACCATAATGGAGCACAACGCTGACATCGCCAAAGTACACAAAGAAGCTGGCAACATCCGCCCCGAGAACGCCGACACGGTGAAGATTCCGTACCATCCCGGAGCGATCAGGTACTACAAAGAGATAGGAATCAACGTGCAATAG
- a CDS encoding DUF1850 domain-containing protein, translated as MCRLSLRKRPGNIGLALCLLVGTCVIAGARLLWWGGEGEGGCHTLVITAGYGTDPLLKTPVAPGSEFVLRYTHSQTGGPMELWFIVNPQCRIVLREVRAKVLRPEIEDLAEYAQEVVMKDGWTIYRGMEQVMDPLLIRVRMSEGEQSLVLGGREIPLRSLADGGTRLEIRVR; from the coding sequence ATGTGTAGGCTTAGCTTGAGGAAGCGCCCGGGTAACATTGGGCTCGCGCTATGCTTACTCGTCGGAACGTGTGTTATTGCGGGTGCGCGTCTTCTTTGGTGGGGGGGCGAGGGCGAAGGCGGGTGCCACACTCTTGTCATTACAGCGGGATACGGCACGGATCCCTTGCTCAAGACTCCCGTGGCGCCGGGGTCGGAGTTTGTGCTTAGATACACTCACAGCCAGACCGGCGGGCCCATGGAGCTGTGGTTCATCGTAAACCCGCAGTGCAGAATCGTTCTGCGCGAGGTTCGGGCGAAGGTCCTGAGGCCCGAGATCGAGGATCTTGCTGAGTACGCGCAAGAGGTCGTCATGAAGGACGGGTGGACCATCTACCGAGGGATGGAACAGGTGATGGACCCGCTTCTTATAAGGGTCAGGATGTCCGAAGGGGAGCAGAGCCTCGTCCTTGGAGGCAGGGAGATTCCGCTCCGATCATTGGCAGATGGGGGCACAAGATTGGAGATTAGGGTGAGATAG
- a CDS encoding xanthine dehydrogenase family protein subunit M produces the protein MRNRLPGFDYLEPRSVEDALAVLNRLGPGAKPLAGGTDLLVAMRMKGARPKALVNLKTIPGLDAIETRREGLYIGTLVTMQALADEPRLTDRFTCLSQAAGAVGSWQVRNRATIGGNLCNGAPSAETAPPLLVLGAKAHVAEPGGVRRHVDLDGFFRGPGATECSAGKLLLGVEIPTPPEGMRSIYIKHSPRKAMDIAVVGVAAGLALHDGCRVREARIALGAVAPVPLRAREAEAYLVDRLLTPEVAREAGRLAARSAKPISDVRASAEYRLEMIEVLVARALMTLAGTEGVFERERDETLG, from the coding sequence ATGCGTAACAGGTTACCCGGATTCGACTATTTGGAGCCTCGCTCGGTTGAGGACGCGCTGGCGGTCCTGAATCGTTTAGGCCCTGGGGCTAAGCCCTTGGCAGGGGGCACCGATCTTCTCGTGGCCATGAGGATGAAGGGAGCGAGGCCGAAGGCCCTTGTCAATTTGAAGACCATTCCAGGCCTCGATGCAATTGAAACGCGGCGAGAGGGGCTCTACATCGGGACTCTAGTAACAATGCAGGCATTGGCTGACGAACCGAGACTTACGGACAGATTCACATGCCTCTCACAGGCGGCGGGGGCAGTTGGCTCCTGGCAGGTGCGCAACAGGGCGACCATCGGTGGAAACCTCTGCAATGGGGCGCCATCGGCCGAGACTGCTCCACCGCTGCTGGTGCTCGGGGCCAAGGCACATGTTGCGGAGCCCGGGGGCGTGAGAAGGCATGTCGATCTCGACGGGTTTTTCCGGGGGCCGGGTGCGACGGAGTGTTCCGCTGGGAAACTGCTCCTTGGGGTGGAGATTCCGACCCCTCCTGAAGGTATGAGGTCGATATACATAAAGCACAGTCCCCGAAAGGCGATGGACATAGCAGTCGTGGGGGTTGCGGCAGGGCTCGCGTTGCACGACGGATGCCGCGTGAGAGAAGCGAGGATCGCGCTGGGAGCCGTGGCGCCGGTTCCTCTGCGAGCGCGCGAGGCTGAGGCGTACTTGGTGGACCGACTCCTCACGCCCGAGGTTGCAAGAGAAGCAGGCAGGCTCGCCGCGCGTTCGGCCAAGCCCATCTCTGACGTGCGAGCTTCAGCGGAGTACAGGTTGGAGATGATCGAGGTATTGGTGGCGAGGGCGCTCATGACCCTTGCTGGCACCGAGGGGGTGTTCGAACGTGAGCGAGACGAAACACTTGGCTGA
- a CDS encoding (2Fe-2S)-binding protein: MFVTLRVNGRSYEVAVRPNDTLLDVLREKLGLTGTKKGCDLGDCGACTVLLDGKPVNSCLVLAVDAARGEVVTVEGLAQNGELHPLQEAFIKYGAIQCGYCSPGMLMSLKALLDREPHPTRDQVMNAIAGNLCRCGGYHKIADAALAASRAGERGGEE, encoded by the coding sequence ATGTTTGTGACGCTCAGGGTGAACGGCCGATCCTACGAGGTGGCCGTGAGACCTAACGACACGTTGCTTGATGTTCTCAGGGAGAAACTGGGCCTCACCGGGACCAAGAAGGGATGTGACCTTGGGGACTGCGGGGCATGTACGGTCTTGCTGGATGGGAAGCCTGTGAATTCGTGCCTTGTCTTGGCGGTGGACGCTGCGCGTGGCGAGGTTGTCACCGTCGAAGGACTGGCCCAGAACGGGGAGCTACACCCCCTCCAGGAGGCATTCATCAAATACGGCGCGATTCAATGCGGATACTGCTCCCCTGGAATGCTTATGTCACTTAAGGCATTGCTTGACCGCGAGCCGCACCCCACGCGCGATCAGGTTATGAACGCTATCGCCGGTAACCTCTGTCGGTGCGGCGGATACCACAAAATCGCTGACGCGGCCCTAGCCGCGTCGCGTGCCGGAGAACGCGGGGGTGAAGAGTAA
- a CDS encoding xanthine dehydrogenase family protein molybdopterin-binding subunit → MSGFSVVGEVLPRIDSQGKATGETRYITDLYIPGMVYAKVFRSSEAHARIKRIDVSEAEHMPGVVAVVTGADAPYSYGRMVEDEPFLAREVVRYIGEPVAAVAALDEATAEAALERIHVEYEPLPHVFDVEEALSPKAPLIHPELGSYRRGPIPVPVPGTNICSSFKIRRGDVEAGFAKSDFVFEHRFTTPPIQHCYIETCAAIAHFDESGILTVWTGTQGAHLVQQLLSTSLGMPLDRVRVIQPPYGGGFGGKVPMHVEPIAVALTLKCRRPVRMVLNREEEFAASTTRHASVVTIKSGVTRDGRILARKVDAVLDTGAYARIGPLVLRNGSIAASGPYDIPNVWIDGACVYTNKVPAGALRGFGTPQMTWAYESHTDMIARELGMDPVEFRLKNVLREGSENATGEKVKYVAVDRCIQLAAREIGWGSPKAAASPGKARGRGIAATVKACAGPAQSNVVLRFNKNGRVRALVSASEMGQGLHTIVAHIVAEELGLRVDDIVVAQPDTDFTPFDELTTASKATFHTGNAARAAARDLRQQISAIAAELLNVPQDTLVFRGGRVFTQDGKASIAIKDIIGKGRHRASNELVGRGSFESDYVIPLDRETGQSAAPVAFWMYAAQSAEVEVDLETGDVKVLKVVAAHDVGQAISRLGCEQQIQGGVVFALGQSLWEQTMIRDGRVINPTLLDYKILTSTDTPEIVPIIIEDAPHALGPYGAKGLGEIVTTPTAAAIANAVYDATGVRIMDLPLTPEKVRAAIKAARAAKEKSTV, encoded by the coding sequence ATGAGCGGGTTCAGTGTAGTGGGCGAGGTGCTTCCGAGGATCGACTCCCAGGGAAAGGCGACGGGAGAGACACGCTATATCACGGACCTTTATATCCCAGGGATGGTGTACGCAAAGGTATTCAGGAGCAGCGAGGCTCACGCGCGAATCAAACGCATAGACGTCTCCGAAGCAGAGCACATGCCCGGGGTCGTCGCGGTGGTAACGGGAGCGGACGCGCCGTACAGTTACGGGCGCATGGTCGAGGACGAGCCGTTCCTCGCCCGAGAAGTCGTACGATATATCGGTGAACCGGTTGCCGCCGTTGCAGCGTTGGACGAGGCTACGGCGGAAGCTGCCCTGGAGCGGATTCACGTGGAGTACGAGCCGCTTCCGCATGTGTTCGATGTGGAGGAGGCGCTGAGCCCCAAGGCACCGCTCATCCATCCCGAGCTGGGATCCTACCGCAGGGGACCGATCCCGGTGCCCGTGCCGGGCACCAATATCTGTAGCAGCTTCAAGATTAGAAGGGGCGATGTCGAGGCCGGCTTTGCCAAGTCTGACTTCGTCTTCGAGCACAGGTTCACGACGCCGCCGATACAGCACTGCTACATCGAGACATGCGCAGCCATTGCGCACTTCGACGAGTCTGGCATCCTGACCGTTTGGACCGGCACCCAGGGGGCTCATCTCGTCCAACAGCTGCTGAGCACCTCTCTTGGAATGCCTCTCGATAGGGTGCGGGTGATCCAGCCTCCTTATGGCGGGGGGTTCGGCGGCAAGGTGCCCATGCACGTCGAGCCCATAGCAGTGGCCCTCACCCTCAAATGCCGTAGACCGGTGAGGATGGTGCTGAATCGCGAGGAGGAATTCGCCGCATCCACGACCCGACACGCAAGCGTCGTGACGATTAAGTCGGGCGTTACGCGAGATGGCCGGATCCTGGCGCGAAAGGTAGACGCTGTGCTAGATACAGGCGCGTACGCCCGGATCGGCCCGCTCGTGCTCCGAAACGGAAGCATCGCTGCGAGCGGTCCCTATGATATCCCGAATGTCTGGATCGATGGCGCCTGCGTGTACACGAACAAGGTGCCTGCTGGTGCTCTACGTGGATTCGGGACTCCACAAATGACATGGGCGTATGAGTCTCACACTGACATGATCGCTCGTGAGCTCGGCATGGATCCTGTTGAGTTCAGGCTGAAGAACGTCCTTCGAGAAGGCAGCGAGAACGCCACCGGAGAAAAGGTGAAGTACGTTGCGGTTGACCGTTGCATTCAGCTCGCGGCGCGGGAGATAGGTTGGGGTAGCCCAAAGGCCGCTGCGTCACCGGGTAAGGCTCGCGGCAGGGGAATCGCGGCCACGGTCAAGGCTTGTGCGGGTCCGGCGCAGTCTAACGTGGTACTACGCTTCAACAAGAACGGGCGCGTGAGAGCCCTTGTGAGCGCAAGTGAAATGGGCCAGGGCCTCCATACGATTGTGGCGCACATCGTCGCCGAGGAACTGGGGCTTAGAGTGGACGACATCGTTGTGGCTCAGCCTGACACCGACTTTACTCCGTTCGACGAGCTTACCACCGCAAGCAAGGCCACGTTCCATACAGGAAACGCGGCACGAGCCGCGGCACGCGACCTTCGGCAGCAGATATCCGCGATAGCAGCGGAACTGCTCAATGTGCCACAGGATACGCTCGTGTTCCGGGGAGGGCGCGTTTTTACGCAGGACGGCAAGGCCTCGATAGCTATCAAGGACATAATCGGCAAGGGTAGGCACCGGGCTTCTAACGAACTTGTAGGAAGGGGTTCATTTGAGTCCGATTATGTCATACCGTTGGACAGGGAAACAGGTCAGTCGGCGGCGCCCGTCGCTTTCTGGATGTACGCGGCACAGTCTGCCGAGGTCGAAGTGGACCTTGAAACGGGCGATGTAAAGGTGTTGAAGGTGGTCGCCGCGCACGACGTCGGACAGGCCATCAGTCGCCTTGGGTGCGAACAGCAGATCCAAGGGGGCGTCGTGTTCGCCTTAGGGCAGTCCTTGTGGGAACAAACGATGATACGTGACGGCCGGGTCATCAATCCTACTCTTCTAGACTATAAGATCCTCACGTCTACTGATACGCCCGAGATAGTACCCATCATCATAGAGGATGCTCCACACGCCTTGGGTCCGTACGGAGCTAAAGGGCTCGGAGAGATCGTGACAACGCCGACGGCGGCTGCTATAGCGAATGCTGTATACGACGCGACTGGGGTGCGGATCATGGATCTCCCGCTTACTCCTGAGAAGGTCCGAGCTGCTATCAAAGCTGCCAGAGCTGCCAAAGAGAAATCGACCGTTTAG
- a CDS encoding 4Fe-4S dicluster domain-containing protein yields MSAERTKKGFEDLRADVVRTGLCTSCGTCVGVCAAKAIEMDYSLDEPLPKLTGRCTSCGACYDVCPGKDVPLRDLDRFFLGRERDEEKDPVGIFRSCYRGWATDPYVKATSSSGGVVTGLCKFALDAGIVDAVIMAGWSQDEPARCAPMVATSAEEVEAAARSAMVTVPNNAVLAEAVLREKHARVGVVGLPCHVHGLRKLQMKGQPKRLAESVKFIIGLFCASTYYWEGIKHLVREFSDIRDIDEVERLDYRGGQWPGGMYAVTKDAKVHFVASKHDYTWHFLGAGTFKRDRCLMCTDFSAELADVSCGDIFQPVKPGDRRIVATVTRTDVGEDLVTRAQEAGYIQVEPHDAMLIPASGLGWESKKHAGMYRLIQRREFGWPTPEYQYEPKVVPLNRRLTFPS; encoded by the coding sequence ATGAGTGCAGAACGTACAAAGAAGGGGTTCGAGGACCTGAGAGCTGATGTGGTGAGGACGGGGCTATGCACGTCGTGTGGAACGTGCGTGGGCGTGTGCGCAGCTAAGGCGATAGAAATGGACTACTCCTTGGACGAGCCTTTGCCTAAGCTTACCGGTAGGTGCACGTCGTGCGGGGCTTGCTATGATGTCTGCCCGGGCAAAGACGTGCCATTACGGGACTTGGACAGGTTCTTCCTCGGCCGAGAGCGGGACGAAGAGAAAGACCCTGTAGGCATCTTCAGGTCGTGTTATCGAGGGTGGGCGACGGATCCGTACGTGAAGGCGACCTCGAGCAGCGGAGGGGTCGTGACAGGGCTGTGTAAGTTCGCCCTCGACGCGGGTATTGTCGATGCGGTAATCATGGCTGGATGGAGCCAGGATGAGCCGGCCCGGTGTGCTCCTATGGTCGCTACATCCGCGGAGGAAGTCGAGGCGGCGGCGCGATCTGCCATGGTGACAGTGCCCAATAACGCTGTCCTGGCCGAGGCGGTCCTCCGTGAGAAGCACGCGCGCGTGGGCGTCGTGGGGCTTCCATGCCACGTACACGGCCTCCGGAAACTGCAGATGAAAGGGCAACCCAAGAGGTTAGCAGAGTCGGTGAAATTCATCATTGGGCTCTTCTGCGCTTCCACGTACTATTGGGAAGGTATAAAACACCTCGTTCGCGAATTCAGCGACATCAGAGACATCGATGAGGTCGAAAGGCTGGATTACCGCGGCGGACAATGGCCCGGAGGCATGTATGCGGTTACGAAAGATGCCAAGGTTCACTTTGTAGCGAGCAAGCATGACTATACTTGGCATTTCCTCGGTGCGGGTACCTTCAAGCGCGACAGGTGCCTGATGTGCACGGACTTTTCAGCGGAGCTTGCGGATGTGTCCTGCGGTGACATCTTCCAGCCCGTGAAGCCTGGTGACCGACGGATCGTGGCGACTGTGACGAGGACCGACGTGGGTGAAGACCTTGTGACGCGTGCGCAGGAGGCAGGCTACATCCAGGTCGAGCCGCACGATGCAATGCTCATACCAGCAAGCGGCCTCGGATGGGAATCCAAGAAGCACGCGGGCATGTATCGCCTAATACAGCGGCGCGAGTTCGGATGGCCGACTCCCGAGTATCAATATGAGCCGAAGGTTGTGCCGCTCAATAGGCGCCTGACCTTCCCATCCTGA